From Lysinibacillus sp. SGAir0095, the proteins below share one genomic window:
- a CDS encoding MFS transporter: MSKNTNTAPISRNKLLRVAGVGWMFDAMDVGILSFVIAALAVDWDLTSSQMGWIGSINSIGMAVGALVFGVFADKVGRKQIFMWTLIIFSVASGLSALTTTFAAFLILRFFVGMGLGGELPVASTLVSESVEAKERGRVVVLLESFWAGGWLIAAILSYFVIPAEFWPIEGWRVALILTAIPALYAVYIRIHLPDSPQFTAKLEAKNRSIMQNIAGVWQKKYSRSTLMLWILWFTVVFSYYGMFLWLPSVMVGKGYDLISSFKYVLIMTLAQLPGYFTAAWFIEKLGRKFVLVTYLIGTAASAYVFGNAESIAVLLTSGILLSFFNLGAWGALYAYTPEQYPMVIRGTGTGMAAAVGRIGGIFGPLLVGYLLGADFEIGFIFGIFCISILIGASSVFFLGKETKQTELE; encoded by the coding sequence ATGAGTAAAAATACAAATACAGCACCTATTTCTCGCAATAAACTATTAAGAGTTGCGGGGGTTGGCTGGATGTTTGATGCAATGGATGTAGGGATTTTATCCTTCGTCATTGCAGCATTAGCGGTAGATTGGGATTTAACTTCCTCTCAAATGGGGTGGATTGGTAGTATAAACTCCATTGGTATGGCGGTGGGGGCATTAGTCTTTGGGGTATTTGCAGACAAGGTAGGACGCAAACAAATTTTTATGTGGACATTAATTATCTTTTCTGTTGCAAGTGGATTGTCTGCCCTAACGACTACGTTTGCAGCATTTCTGATATTAAGATTTTTTGTCGGAATGGGTCTAGGGGGAGAACTTCCGGTGGCCTCTACATTAGTATCTGAAAGTGTTGAAGCTAAGGAGCGCGGGAGAGTCGTTGTTCTTTTAGAAAGCTTTTGGGCAGGAGGCTGGTTGATCGCAGCTATTCTTTCGTACTTTGTTATTCCAGCAGAATTTTGGCCAATTGAGGGCTGGCGTGTTGCTTTAATTTTAACAGCTATTCCTGCACTATATGCAGTGTATATAAGAATTCACTTACCAGACTCTCCGCAGTTTACAGCGAAACTGGAAGCAAAAAATCGCTCTATAATGCAAAATATTGCAGGAGTTTGGCAGAAAAAATATTCTCGCTCAACATTAATGCTATGGATATTGTGGTTCACAGTTGTATTTTCATATTACGGAATGTTTCTATGGCTACCAAGTGTAATGGTGGGAAAGGGATACGATTTAATTTCCAGCTTTAAATATGTACTAATCATGACGTTGGCTCAACTACCAGGTTACTTTACTGCAGCTTGGTTTATCGAAAAATTGGGAAGAAAATTTGTCCTTGTTACTTACTTAATCGGTACTGCAGCAAGTGCATATGTTTTCGGTAATGCAGAATCGATTGCTGTCTTACTCACTTCGGGAATTTTATTATCATTCTTTAATTTGGGAGCGTGGGGGGCACTTTATGCTTACACACCTGAACAATATCCAATGGTGATTAGAGGAACAGGTACAGGTATGGCCGCAGCAGTTGGCCGGATTGGAGGGATTTTTGGTCCGCTGTTAGTTGGATATCTATTAGGTGCAGATTTTGAAATTGGATTTATATTTGGTATCTTCTGTATATCAATATTAATTGGTGCTAGTTCAGTGTTCTTTTTAGGTAAAGAAACAAAGCAAACTGAGTTGGAATAG
- the thrC gene encoding threonine synthase, whose product MWKGLIEEYKEFLPVTENTPALTLNEGNTPLVHLVNLSKELGIELYGKVEGANPTGSFKDRGMVFAVAKAIEDGAKCVICASTGNTSAAASAYAARAGIQSIVVIPKGKVALGKLAQACMYGAKIIEIDGNFDDALSIVRKVSETTPVKLVNSVNPYRIEGQKTAAFEIVDSLGQAPDYLCIPVGNAGNITAYWKGFKDYNEAKNTGLPKMYGFEAEGAAAIVKGEPISNPETVATAIRIGNPASWKLAEAARDESGGIIDLVTDDEILNAYKLIARTEGIFVEPGSAASLAGVIKSVKNGGIEKGSRVVTVFTGNGLKDPDTAMNVSTVDLVSLQNDENDIRHYIEGIL is encoded by the coding sequence ATGTGGAAAGGTCTTATTGAAGAATATAAAGAATTTTTACCCGTTACTGAAAATACACCCGCTCTTACTTTAAATGAGGGAAATACACCTCTTGTACATCTTGTTAATCTTTCTAAAGAATTAGGTATAGAACTCTATGGTAAAGTTGAAGGTGCCAACCCAACTGGATCATTTAAGGATCGCGGGATGGTTTTTGCTGTTGCTAAAGCAATTGAAGATGGTGCAAAATGCGTAATTTGTGCATCAACAGGGAATACATCTGCCGCTGCATCTGCTTATGCTGCACGTGCAGGAATACAATCAATTGTAGTAATTCCTAAAGGAAAAGTTGCTCTTGGTAAATTAGCGCAAGCGTGTATGTACGGGGCCAAAATTATTGAAATAGATGGCAATTTTGATGATGCATTATCCATTGTTCGTAAAGTTAGTGAAACAACACCTGTAAAATTAGTTAACTCAGTAAACCCATATCGAATTGAAGGCCAAAAAACTGCAGCATTTGAAATTGTTGATAGTTTAGGACAAGCGCCTGATTATTTATGTATTCCTGTTGGAAACGCAGGTAACATTACAGCATACTGGAAAGGCTTCAAGGATTATAACGAAGCAAAAAACACAGGCTTACCTAAAATGTATGGCTTTGAAGCTGAAGGTGCTGCAGCCATTGTAAAAGGAGAACCTATTTCGAATCCGGAAACTGTCGCAACAGCCATCCGAATTGGAAACCCTGCCAGCTGGAAATTAGCAGAAGCTGCACGCGATGAGTCTGGTGGGATTATTGATTTAGTAACAGACGATGAAATTTTAAACGCCTATAAATTAATTGCACGTACTGAAGGAATTTTTGTTGAACCAGGTTCTGCTGCCTCACTAGCGGGCGTTATTAAGTCTGTTAAGAATGGGGGAATTGAAAAAGGCAGCCGTGTTGTAACAGTATTTACTGGTAATGGCCTAAAGGATCCAGATACTGCCATGAACGTTTCAACAGTTGATTTAGTCTCGCTTCAAAACGATGAAAATGATATTCGCCATTATATTGAGGGAATATTATGA
- the thrB gene encoding homoserine kinase, producing MSKKWQIIVPGSTANLGPGFDSIGLSLSLYLDLTVGLADQWEIIHVSDHLPQDVVIEEHLIYMIAKETAARFNKELPPCRIEMRSELPYARGLGSSAAAIVAAIELANLVCDLHLTTQDKLNISSQIEGHPDNATASVLGGLTISHMDEHGVVDTIHVKDLDASFVVFIPDVELKTSEARRVLPEQFERGYAIHASANANMLAASFISKDYERIGRYMESDLFHEPFRSRLIPNFREIKCAAKQAGAFGTALSGAGPTVISIIPNVLGEQFVLSMKKQFPTHEVLLTKADHRGIYVKEVLTDIFT from the coding sequence ATGAGTAAGAAATGGCAAATCATTGTTCCAGGAAGTACAGCAAACTTAGGACCCGGATTTGATTCCATTGGACTTAGTTTAAGCCTATATTTAGATTTAACAGTAGGTTTAGCAGACCAATGGGAAATCATCCATGTATCCGATCATCTTCCACAAGACGTCGTAATTGAAGAACACTTAATTTATATGATTGCAAAAGAAACGGCCGCTCGATTTAATAAGGAATTACCTCCTTGTCGAATTGAAATGCGTAGTGAGCTTCCTTACGCACGGGGATTAGGTAGCAGCGCTGCGGCGATTGTTGCTGCTATTGAATTGGCGAATCTTGTTTGTGATTTACACCTAACAACACAGGATAAATTAAACATTTCTTCTCAAATTGAAGGACATCCTGACAATGCAACCGCTTCTGTACTAGGCGGCTTAACCATATCACATATGGATGAGCACGGCGTTGTCGATACCATCCATGTAAAAGATTTAGATGCTTCTTTTGTTGTTTTTATCCCAGATGTTGAGCTGAAGACATCTGAAGCCCGTAGAGTATTACCCGAACAGTTTGAACGTGGTTATGCAATACATGCTAGCGCTAATGCCAATATGCTTGCTGCCTCATTCATCTCGAAAGATTATGAACGAATTGGACGGTATATGGAATCGGATTTATTCCATGAACCTTTCCGTTCAAGACTAATACCTAACTTTAGAGAGATAAAATGTGCTGCAAAACAAGCGGGTGCTTTTGGTACAGCACTAAGCGGGGCTGGCCCAACTGTTATTTCAATTATTCCGAATGTTCTTGGTGAACAGTTTGTTTTATCCATGAAAAAACAATTCCCTACACATGAAGTTCTTTTAACAAAAGCAGATCACCGAGGTATTTACGTTAAAGAAGTTTTAACTGATATTTTCACTTAA
- a CDS encoding NAD(P)-dependent oxidoreductase, whose amino-acid sequence MKIGIIGASGKAGYTILTEARMRHHDITAIVRNRDCISNQHVNILEKEAFSLTRRDLHQFDVVVNAFGSHPGEEHLHVEFGRFLISLLEGSRTRLFVVGGAGSLFIDGKTRLIDIPDYPNEYREIANQQLQNLVDLQNSSIKWTFLSPSALFDSDGPRTGHYILGKDHLLLNSQHISYVSYADYAVAALDEIESPNHENARFTVASENATSSS is encoded by the coding sequence ATGAAAATTGGGATTATTGGGGCTTCCGGTAAAGCTGGGTATACCATCTTAACAGAGGCGAGAATGAGACACCATGATATAACGGCCATCGTTCGCAATAGGGATTGCATTAGTAATCAGCATGTCAACATTCTAGAAAAAGAAGCATTTAGCTTAACTCGTCGAGATTTACATCAATTTGATGTCGTCGTAAATGCTTTTGGCTCTCATCCTGGGGAGGAACATCTACATGTTGAGTTTGGACGCTTCCTTATTAGTCTTTTAGAAGGAAGCAGAACAAGATTATTTGTAGTCGGAGGAGCTGGAAGTTTATTTATTGACGGGAAAACCAGATTAATCGATATTCCGGATTACCCTAATGAATATAGGGAAATTGCTAATCAACAGCTACAAAACCTAGTCGATTTACAAAACTCCTCTATCAAATGGACATTTTTAAGTCCCTCTGCCTTGTTCGATTCCGACGGACCAAGAACAGGCCATTACATTTTAGGTAAAGACCATCTCTTATTAAACTCCCAACACATTAGCTATGTCAGCTATGCAGATTACGCAGTAGCTGCACTTGACGAAATCGAAAGTCCAAATCACGAGAATGCACGTTTTACCGTTGCCTCTGAAAACGCCACAAGTAGCTCGTAA
- the zupT gene encoding zinc transporter ZupT, whose product MEGNVLLALGLTLFAGLATGVGALIAFFTTRTNKKFLSVALGFSAGVMIYVSLIEIFVKAKDALVAAHGDSLGYWLTVIGFFGGIIFIAVIDRFIPQKNNPHEVKTVEDVHAAESLSPSLDDNKLMKMGMFTALAIAIHNFPEGIATFMSAMQDPSVGIAIAIAVAIHNIPEGIAVAIPIFFATGIRKKAFKLSFLSGLAEPVGALVAYLILMPFLTDTMFGIVFAAVAGIMVFISLDELLPAAKKYDETHLSIYGLVAGMAVMALSLLLLA is encoded by the coding sequence ATGGAAGGTAATGTACTTTTAGCTTTAGGTTTAACGCTATTTGCAGGCTTGGCTACGGGGGTAGGAGCTTTAATAGCTTTCTTTACTACACGTACAAATAAGAAGTTCTTATCTGTTGCTTTAGGCTTTTCCGCAGGGGTTATGATTTATGTCTCTTTAATTGAAATCTTTGTGAAGGCAAAGGATGCCCTAGTTGCTGCACATGGAGACTCACTAGGATATTGGCTGACGGTTATTGGTTTCTTTGGAGGGATTATATTTATCGCAGTAATCGATCGCTTTATTCCTCAAAAGAATAATCCGCATGAGGTAAAAACAGTTGAAGATGTTCATGCCGCAGAGTCACTTTCACCCAGCCTAGATGACAATAAGCTTATGAAGATGGGGATGTTTACGGCATTGGCAATTGCTATTCACAACTTCCCTGAAGGTATAGCTACATTTATGTCGGCAATGCAAGATCCAAGTGTAGGAATTGCAATCGCTATTGCTGTTGCGATTCATAATATTCCTGAGGGGATTGCCGTTGCAATTCCAATCTTCTTTGCAACAGGAATCCGAAAAAAAGCTTTTAAACTTTCATTTTTATCAGGTTTAGCTGAACCGGTAGGAGCATTAGTAGCATACCTGATATTAATGCCATTCTTAACCGATACAATGTTTGGTATTGTTTTTGCTGCTGTAGCTGGGATTATGGTGTTCATTTCACTTGATGAGCTTTTACCTGCTGCCAAAAAATATGACGAAACCCACTTATCAATTTATGGATTAGTTGCAGGGATGGCTGTTATGGCATTAAGTTTGTTGTTATTAGCATAA
- a CDS encoding phosphatase PAP2 family protein codes for MKKASYILAFICLGLFFILLINFEKTSLVQFDKAMSDVLFGNGLITIFHLLGETTAIVIIALILLFVLWLKQRNYRGMLFVLLTIGLGRVLNQLIKNWVDRPRPELANDITSFSFPSGHAMIGLLYLFTIAYLLSEVLVRNNHVMIVWVTAIILTFLIGLSRIADSHHYATDVIAGWVIGYAWFVICVFWYEQRKHKNNKINNNT; via the coding sequence TTGAAAAAAGCTTCGTATATTTTAGCATTTATTTGTTTAGGTTTATTTTTTATCTTGCTTATTAATTTTGAAAAAACGTCACTTGTTCAATTCGATAAGGCCATGTCTGATGTACTATTCGGAAATGGTTTGATAACAATCTTTCATCTTCTTGGTGAAACAACAGCCATTGTTATCATTGCATTGATACTTTTGTTTGTATTATGGCTAAAACAGCGAAATTATCGGGGAATGCTTTTTGTTTTACTGACAATTGGTTTGGGAAGAGTACTGAATCAACTAATCAAAAATTGGGTTGATCGCCCTCGACCAGAATTAGCAAATGATATTACTTCATTTAGTTTTCCGTCTGGACACGCAATGATCGGGTTACTTTATTTGTTTACAATAGCTTATTTATTATCTGAAGTTTTAGTTCGTAATAATCACGTGATGATCGTCTGGGTTACAGCCATTATCTTAACTTTCCTGATAGGTTTATCTAGAATAGCGGATAGTCATCATTACGCGACTGATGTCATAGCTGGCTGGGTCATAGGCTACGCTTGGTTCGTTATTTGTGTCTTTTGGTATGAACAAAGAAAACATAAGAATAATAAGATAAACAATAACACCTAA
- a CDS encoding antibiotic biosynthesis monooxygenase: protein MFVQIRKWTITEGNSDKILDRFKKKPDQGPSLIEQREGFISRELLVKNVRRGEEEVIMIIRWESEEAWKAWEKSPEHIAGHKEQIKKHGGKPPKPEYVINMEHGSYTVVE, encoded by the coding sequence ATGTTTGTTCAAATACGTAAATGGACGATCACTGAAGGAAATTCAGATAAAATTTTAGATCGTTTCAAAAAGAAACCAGATCAAGGCCCTAGCCTAATTGAACAACGAGAGGGATTTATTAGCCGTGAGCTTCTCGTTAAAAATGTACGCCGTGGAGAAGAAGAAGTGATCATGATTATTCGTTGGGAATCTGAAGAGGCATGGAAAGCTTGGGAAAAAAGCCCTGAGCATATTGCCGGTCATAAAGAGCAGATTAAAAAACATGGAGGAAAGCCTCCAAAACCAGAATACGTGATTAACATGGAGCATGGTAGCTATACAGTAGTTGAATAA